In Bdellovibrio sp. GT3, one genomic interval encodes:
- a CDS encoding aspartate-semialdehyde dehydrogenase — protein sequence MKRKLKVGVVGATGMVGQTFMTLLEERAFPIAELRPFASENSLGKKIELQGQQWPVQVLKDGCFDGLDLVFFSSGDDISAEWAPKAVQAGAFAVDNSAAFRMDPNTVLIVPEVNGHLVNKDSKPQVIANPNCSTIQLVVALKPLAEKFGLDEVRVSTYQAVSGAGQGGYDELMEQTSKHSHDKHEPKTFPHTILFNCIPQIGSFNDQGFCSEEVKIMKETRKILGLPQLKVSAFTVRIPALNAHSESVWVTLKKDATREAVTEALVSHPGIVVQDDPKRSIYPLAREVSGKDPVYVGRIHRDPEDSKLWMMWVVSDNIRKGAALNGIQIAEQIFF from the coding sequence ATGAAAAGAAAACTTAAAGTCGGTGTCGTCGGCGCGACCGGTATGGTCGGCCAAACTTTTATGACTCTTCTGGAAGAGCGCGCATTCCCTATCGCGGAACTGCGCCCTTTCGCATCTGAAAATTCCCTTGGAAAAAAGATCGAATTGCAAGGTCAGCAATGGCCCGTGCAAGTATTGAAAGACGGTTGTTTTGACGGTCTGGATCTGGTTTTCTTTTCATCCGGTGATGATATCTCTGCCGAGTGGGCTCCGAAAGCTGTTCAAGCCGGGGCATTCGCGGTTGATAATTCCGCGGCCTTCCGTATGGATCCAAACACAGTTTTGATCGTTCCTGAAGTGAACGGTCACTTGGTAAATAAAGACTCCAAACCACAAGTTATCGCAAATCCCAACTGTTCCACTATTCAATTGGTGGTGGCTTTGAAGCCACTTGCTGAAAAATTCGGTTTGGATGAGGTGCGCGTTAGCACTTATCAAGCAGTGAGTGGTGCCGGGCAGGGTGGATATGATGAGTTGATGGAGCAAACCTCCAAGCATTCTCATGATAAGCACGAACCAAAAACATTCCCTCACACGATTTTGTTCAATTGTATTCCGCAAATTGGTTCTTTCAATGATCAGGGCTTCTGCAGTGAGGAAGTGAAAATCATGAAGGAGACGCGCAAGATTTTGGGATTGCCTCAGTTGAAGGTATCCGCTTTCACAGTGCGTATTCCTGCATTGAATGCTCACAGTGAATCTGTTTGGGTGACTTTGAAAAAAGATGCAACCCGCGAAGCGGTGACCGAGGCGTTGGTTTCCCATCCTGGAATTGTTGTTCAGGATGATCCTAAGCGCAGTATTTACCCGCTGGCGCGCGAAGTTTCCGGCAAAGACCCGGTTTATGTGGGGCGTATCCACCGTGATCCGGAGGATTCCAAGCTTTGGATGATGTGGGTCGTGTCTGATAACATCCGTAAGGGTGCAGCGTTGAACGGTATTCAGATAGCCGAACAAATATTCTTCTAA
- a CDS encoding CFI-box-CTERM domain-containing protein gives MRLLKQLALFSTSLLISKVALATLTYGSVGGATSVDIVTTPTKPVIYGGFAGTCDTVTSGSTCDTCTGTGLVPCNKNAVYPELNLTIVLNSSTTIGSTSDISLKIDSTTVNPTSISLGSGSFTILVPWSEICNKAINDSTCLADKLNHDLTITATSSTGTTTGGTFTLHFTSSVAPSAPSDYTDCPEGVQAPANTGFCNFTAFPGDGKVYIKNPGVSEDYPASTTGVDFKSIVIFYEKQNPGDSDATTRGSITNKSNFFEIPINTSVKPPADPKAYVSGLTNGERYCLVMANRDLTGNIYYFTPSSVSDSTLCAAALPVAGLLDDKSCFIATAAFGSDMAPEVQSFRDFRNKYLLPYSWGRQFVKTYYKYSPHYANMIAQSDTAKIAVRGVLWPMLYFARMSVAIGFWYALGFAAFAGLTLWGLYRRLILGRNVRGEL, from the coding sequence ATGCGCCTGTTGAAGCAATTAGCTTTATTTTCTACATCCTTATTAATATCCAAAGTGGCTTTGGCGACTTTGACCTATGGATCTGTGGGTGGCGCAACTTCGGTTGATATTGTAACCACACCTACTAAACCTGTGATTTACGGTGGCTTCGCTGGAACTTGCGATACAGTTACCAGTGGCAGCACTTGCGATACTTGTACTGGTACGGGGTTGGTTCCTTGTAATAAGAACGCTGTTTATCCAGAACTGAATTTAACGATCGTTTTGAACAGTTCTACGACGATTGGGTCGACGAGTGATATTTCGTTGAAAATCGATTCGACAACCGTAAATCCAACATCGATCAGTTTGGGTTCTGGTTCTTTCACGATCCTCGTTCCATGGAGTGAGATCTGCAATAAAGCAATCAATGATTCGACTTGTTTGGCAGACAAGCTTAATCACGATTTAACGATCACAGCAACTTCCAGCACCGGTACTACCACGGGTGGCACGTTTACTCTTCACTTCACTTCTTCTGTCGCGCCCAGCGCGCCATCGGACTATACGGACTGTCCTGAAGGCGTTCAAGCTCCAGCAAATACCGGATTCTGTAACTTCACGGCGTTCCCAGGGGACGGAAAAGTATATATCAAAAATCCGGGTGTATCAGAGGACTATCCGGCCAGCACGACGGGTGTGGATTTTAAAAGTATCGTGATTTTTTACGAGAAGCAAAACCCGGGCGATTCTGATGCGACAACTCGTGGTAGCATCACAAATAAATCCAATTTCTTTGAAATTCCGATCAATACTTCAGTTAAACCGCCAGCAGATCCAAAGGCCTATGTTTCGGGTTTAACTAATGGCGAAAGATACTGTTTGGTCATGGCGAATCGGGATCTGACGGGGAATATTTATTACTTCACGCCAAGCTCTGTTTCTGACAGCACGCTCTGTGCTGCAGCTCTGCCGGTTGCGGGACTGCTTGATGATAAGAGCTGCTTTATTGCAACGGCCGCCTTTGGCAGCGATATGGCCCCCGAGGTTCAAAGTTTCCGTGATTTCAGAAACAAGTATTTGCTTCCTTATTCCTGGGGCCGTCAGTTTGTAAAAACTTATTATAAGTACAGTCCCCACTACGCCAATATGATTGCACAAAGTGACACAGCTAAAATTGCAGTTCGTGGAGTTCTGTGGCCGATGCTGTATTTTGCTCGTATGAGCGTGGCGATTGGCTTCTGGTATGCATTGGGCTTTGCTGCTTTCGCAGGGCTTACATTGTGGGGATTGTATCGTCGCTTGATCCTTGGTCGTAACGTTCGGGGTGAACTGTGA